In one window of Mytilus galloprovincialis chromosome 6, xbMytGall1.hap1.1, whole genome shotgun sequence DNA:
- the LOC143078153 gene encoding uncharacterized protein LOC143078153: METDNNGLNWNIRSLMVSLFQVAFSEIEANIMSGAQVVNCNETEIPLNKKEEEITDGDECAAFYKSVRDSEYNKLVEAYAREKIIQEEEKRNRTIREEEKMISTKEITDGDECAAFYKSVRDSEYNKLVEAYAREKIIQEEEKRNRTIREEEKMISTKEITDGDECAAFYKSVRDAEYEKLVEAYAREKIIKEEKERNRMKREQEKIKTQFEEFWKPATDLYSLRRFSQEPKNSKEKACTSPQELLFKEEQTEKRQSGPFLSPAKEERIHSFLREQHNNYQSFQMTDTSWNVAIDKELDGSVVNETVPNKMGYFQRIVNKVFKRSKPSTKDIIDKQLALKEELKLDLSTLDDNIEDQDIPDTSRTSDSEWFSISLSETEETPRPHLKPFFSSVLEEIHVSTITSNTKESAIDIEVGFQSKPNSGFTSFRQWFCQLFCCHSKPDEDFDN, translated from the exons ATGGAGACCGATAATAACGGTCTAAATTGGAATATTCGTAGTTTAATGGTGTCATTATTCCAAGTTGCTTTCAG TGAAATAGAAGCTAACATTATGTCTGGTGCACAAGTAGTTAATTGTAACGAGACTGAAATACCattgaataaaaaagaagaagaaataacAGACGGTGACGAATGTGCTGCTTTTTACAAATCCGTCAGAGATTCTGAATACAACAAACTTGTTGAAGCATATGCCAGAGAAAAGATCATCCAAGAAGAAGAGAAGAGAAATAGGACAATAAGAGAAGAAGAAAAGAtgatttcaaccaaagaaataacAGACGGCGACGAATGTGCTGCTTTTTACAAATCCGTCAGAGATTCTGAATACAACAAACTTGTTGAAGCATATGCCAGAGAAAAGATCATCCAAGAAGAAGAGAAGAGAAATAGGACAATAAGAGAAGAAGAAAAGAtgatttcaaccaaagaaataacAGACGGCGACGAATGTGCTGCTTTTTACAAATCCGTTAGAGATGCTGAGTACGAAAAACTTGTTGAAGCATATGCCAGAGAAAAGATTATCAAAGAAGAGAAGGAGAGAAATAGGATGAAAAGAGAACAAGAAAAGATAAAGACACAATTTGAAGAGTTCTGGAAACCAGCCACTGACCTTTACTCACTTCGGCGTTTTTCCCAGGAG ccaAAGAACAGTAAAGAAAAAGCTTGCACTTCACCACAAGAACTGCTTTTTAAAGAGGAACAAACAGAGAAAAGACAATCAGGACCGTTCCTTTCACCGGCAAAAGAAGAAAGAATACACTCATTTTTGCGAGAACAGCATAACAATTATCAAAGCTTCCAAATGACAGACACGTCGTGGAATGTAGCAATCGACA AGGAACTGGACGGATCTGTAGTTAATGAAACTGTTCCAAATAAAATGGGATATTTTCAACGGATAGTCAATAAAGTATTTAAG AGAAGCAAGCCTTCAACAAAAGACATCATTGATAAACAGCTTGCTTTAAAGGAAGAACTAAAGTTAGATTTGTCGACATTAGATGACAACATAGAAGATCAAG ATATACCAGACACATCAAGGACGTCAGACAGTGAATGGTTCAGTATTAGTTTAAGTGAGACAGAAGAAACTCCAAGACCACATTTAAAGCCATTCTTTTCATCAGTATTAGAAGAAATACATGTTTCAACGATTACTAGTAACACAAAAGAATCTGCAATAGATATTGAAGTTGGCTTTCAATCCAAACCCAACAGTGGATTCACGAGCTTTCGACAGTGGTTCTGTCAACTATTTTGTTGTCATAGCAAACCTGATGAAGATTTTGAcaattga
- the LOC143079624 gene encoding uncharacterized protein LOC143079624, with translation MPKCYLNGIRGYRTGKYKSNTEHDPYVMTTRSGLSIKKIPALRGLGIAAKQQPQLPRQRKENAVTKKYPIIKYKSLSYLSFVTRFALALRVPELELAGVNPKETLEYLGDDGYFYRSNSASTSSGGDSYDDDYESESEDEVFEGVDDNVFYGSEEDDNKNSQGESDSLCDSVSDIRLTDENQNFSDNSADLIVDSSQNLESKFLGVSLSTISGPDNRSHNETDKLFAIQLKSDTQFSFKCEDCERSFTIYSAYQAHVRSHTKQRNRCGVCGKIFTRSWLLKGHMRTHTGERPFPCPAEGCDKAFADKSNLRSHMLIHSVTTKNFTCQKCGRAFAQKRYLHKHMLEVCRLI, from the exons ATGCCAAAATGTTACTTAAATGGTATTCGAGGATACAGAACAGGAAAATACAAAAGCAATACGG AGCACGACCCATATGTTATGACAACAAGGTCTGGTTTGTCCATCAAGAAAATCCCTGCACTTCGAGGTCTAGGTATAGCAGCAAAGCAACAACCACAGCTGCCTAGACAGAGAAAGGAAAATGCCGTAACTAAGAAATACCCAATTATCAAATACAAATCTTTGAGCTATTTGTCTTTTGTAACTAGATTTGCTCTGGCTTTGAGGGTTCCAGAATTAGAACTCGCCGGAGTTAACCCAAAGGAAACGTTGGAGTATTTAGGTGATGATGGGTATTTTTATCGGTCAAATAGTGCTTCAACTTCAAGCGGAGGGGACTCATATGATGACGACTACGAATCAGAGTCGGAAGATGAAGTATTTGAAGGAGTGGATGATAACGTATTTTACGGTTCAGAGGAAGATGATAATAAAAATTCCCAAGGGGAAAGTGACTCCTTGTGTGATAGCGTCAGCGATATTCGCTTGACTGACGAAAACCAAAACTTCAGTGACAATAGTGCTGATTTAATTGTTGATAGCAGTCAAAATTTAGAATCGAAGTTTTTGGGTGTCTCGCTTTCTACAATTAGCGGACCTGACAATAGAAGCCATAACGAAACTGATAAACTTTTCGCGATACAACTGAAAAGTGATACACAATTTTCGTTTAAATGCGAAGACTGTGAACGAAGTTTCACCATATATTCAGCGTACCAAGCGCACGTTCGCTCTCACACGAAACAACGAAATCGATGTGGAGTATGTGGAAAAATTTTCACACGTTCCTGGCTATTGAAAGGACATATGCGCACGCATACCGGGGAAAGACCATTTCCCTGTCCTGCTGAAGGATGTGATAAGGCATTTGCTGACAAGTCGAATCTTCGATCTCACATGCTTATACACAGTGTTACAACAAAGAACTTCACCTGCCAGAAATGTGGGCGTGCTTTCGCTCAAAAACGTTATCTCCACAAGCATATGCTAGAAGTGTGTCGTTTGATCTAA
- the LOC143078154 gene encoding apolipoprotein D-like, translated as MLSLAGCILSVILGCSYAQVFGTGKCPTVTVKSGFDINQYLGDWYEIYKFKAGFENDQVCNKANYKLKDNGHIDIFNSGFGPDGKTTSAEGDAYIPDKSDAARLKLRFASAAPYGDYWVLDTDYESYTLIFSCTDLLFGATHFEFAWILAREKTISDDIKNKLFKQMVDFKINTGNFMKSNQTSKYCTN; from the exons ATGTTGTCCCTTGCTGGTTGTATCCTCTCTGTGATTCTAGGCTGTTCTTACGCCCAAGTGTTTGGTACAGGGAAATGTCCTACTGTTACAGTAAAATCAGGATTTGATATTAATCAA tatctTGGAGATTGGTATGAGATATATAAATTCAAAGCTGGTTTTGAGAACGATCAAGTTTGCAATAAAGCAAATTACAAGCTGAAAGATAATGGTCACATTGATATATTTAATTCTGGATTCGGACC aGACGGAAAAACAACATCTGCAGAGGGCGACGCTTATATCCCTGATAAAAGCGATGCAGCAAGACTTAAACTTAGATTTGCCTCGG CTGCGCCATATGGAGACTACTGGGTTTTAGACACAGATTATGAATCATATACTCTAATATTTTCGTGTACAGACCTTTTATTTGGAGCAACACATTTCGAGTTTGCTTGGATTTTGGCTAGAGAGAAGACAATCAGTGATGATATAAAGAACAAGCTCTTTAAACAAATGGTGGACTTCAAGATAAATACAGGCAACTTTATGAAATCAAATCAAACTTCTAAATATTGTACTaattaa
- the LOC143078155 gene encoding apolipoprotein D-like: protein MFMVELFVLCFILNVGVIHAQIVGIGKCPPVVAQKELDVKEYLGDWYEIYKFKANFEDGQECIKANYLLKEDKHIRVQNEGKTPNGETISIVGDGYAPDENEPAKLLVKFSEAAPYGNYWVVDTDYKTYTLIYSCSEVVDVHFEFSWILAREKSITAEIKNKLFQELEDFKVDTKNFMKTDQTASYCEDK from the exons ATGTTTATGGTGGAACTCTTTGTATTATGTTTCATTCTGAATGTTGGTGTTATTCATGCGCAGATAGTTGGTATAGGAAAATGTCCTCCTGTAGTGGCACAAAAGGAACTCGATGTAAAAGAG TATCTCGGGGAttggtatgaaatctacaaattCAAAGCAAACTTTGAAGACGGACAAGAATGTATTAAAGCTAATTATTTACTTAAGGAGGACAAACACATCAGAGTTCAAAACGAGGGAAAGACCCC aaacggAGAAACGATTTCAATAGTTGGTGATGGTTATGCTCCCGATGAGAATGAACCAGCAAAACTATTGGTTAAATTTTCTGAag CTGCTCCATATGGAAATTACTGGGTGGTTGACACAGACTACAAAACATATACTCTTATTTATTCCTGTTCGGAAGTAGTCGATGTACATTTTGAATTCTCATGGATACTGGCAAGGGAGAAATCCATAACAGCAGAAATTAAGAATAAGCTTTTCCAAGAACTCGAAGATTTCAAAGTCGACActaaaaatttcatgaaaaccGACCAAACGGCATCATATTGTGAGGACAAGTGA